The following coding sequences are from one uncultured Methanobrevibacter sp. window:
- the rhuM gene encoding RhuM family protein, whose amino-acid sequence MSNLEIKETYLYKTSEGIVTAEVYLSEDTIWATQKEMGKLFDVNVRTISDHLRNIFRDGELEKDSVIRKSRITAADGKKYNTSLYNLDAIISVGYRVNSKKATYFRKWATQILKEYMIKGIALNDEALKNGGILGKDYFEELIIRIREIRLSEYRLYEKILEIYAQCSYDYNKDADITKEFFANVQNYFGWKWKY is encoded by the coding sequence ATGTCTAATTTAGAAATAAAAGAAACATACCTATATAAAACCAGTGAAGGGATAGTCACTGCAGAAGTGTATTTGTCCGAAGATACCATATGGGCAACTCAAAAAGAAATGGGCAAATTATTTGATGTTAATGTAAGAACAATCAGCGACCATTTAAGAAACATATTCAGGGATGGAGAATTGGAAAAAGATTCAGTTATCCGAAAATCTCGGATAACTGCAGCTGATGGTAAAAAATATAATACAAGCCTATATAATTTAGATGCAATCATCTCTGTAGGCTATCGTGTAAACAGCAAGAAAGCAACTTATTTTAGAAAATGGGCAACTCAAATACTAAAGGAATACATGATAAAGGGAATTGCTCTTAACGATGAAGCTCTTAAAAATGGAGGAATACTTGGAAAGGACTATTTCGAGGAATTGATTATAAGAATAAGGGAAATTCGCTTAAGCGAATACAGATTATATGAAAAGATACTGGAGATATATGCCCAATGCAGTTATGATTACAATAAGGATGCTGACATTACAAAGGAATTCTTTGCAAATGTTCAAAATTATTTTGGATGGAAATGGAAATATTAG